A single region of the Lotus japonicus ecotype B-129 chromosome 4, LjGifu_v1.2 genome encodes:
- the LOC130712712 gene encoding uncharacterized mitochondrial protein AtMg00860-like, which yields MPFGVTNVPAIFMDYMNRIFNPYLDKFVVVFIDDILIYSRSKQEHEEHLRLVLGILRERQLYAKLSKCEFWLESVKFLGHVVSKAGIAVDPAKVEAVNSWEAPKTVTEVRSFLGLAGYYRRFIEGFSKIAMPLTKLTKKDQPYNWTPECEASFKELKKRLTTSPILVLPDLAKELKKRLTTRQRWD from the coding sequence ATGCCGTTCGGAGTGACTAATGTGCCTGCaatattcatggactacatgaatcgTATCTTTAACCCGTATCTCGACAAGTTTGTTGTGGTCTTCATTGATGATATTCTGATTTACTCGAGGAGCAAGCAAGAGCATGAGGAACATCTTAGATTAGTATTGGGAATACTAAGAGAACGACAGCTGTACGCCAAGCTATCCAAGTGCGAGTTTTGGTTAGAGTCTGTGAAATTTTTAGGACACGTGGTGAGTAAGGCAGGAATAGCAGTCGATCCGGCGAAGGTAGAGGCAGTTAACTCATGGGAAGCACCCAAGACGGTCACGGAAGTGCGAAGTTTTCTCGGATTGGCAGGATATTACCGGCGATTCATCGAAGGATTTTCCAAGATCGCGATGCCATTAACCAAGTTGACGAAGAAGGATCAGCCTTATAATTGGACGCCAGAGTGCGAAGCGAGCTTTAAGGAACTTAAGAAGAGGCTAACTACGTCGCCAATTTTGGTATTGCCCGATCTTGCAAAGGAACTTAAGAAGAGGCTAACTACGCGTCAAAGATGGGACTAG
- the LOC130712713 gene encoding uncharacterized protein LOC130712713, whose translation MTGAMARAIEQLTAFLTEQAEKAGNGGGHQPAEEDVYHGLDKFLKRDPPKFEGGYNPDGAYEWIRELDRIYETLVCADPRKVAFASYLLSGEARTWWTGVRGRITPAEGAITWEIFRNAFLEKYFPADAKGRKEMEFLELKQGMMSVGEYAAKFEELCRFHPHYTAAADETSKCVKFEYGLRPDISTAVGHDQIRNFATLVEKCRIF comes from the coding sequence ATGACGGGAGCAATGGCAAGAGCTATTGAACAACTTACCGCTTTCTTGACCGAGCAAGCGGAAAAAGCTGGGAATGGAGGTGGACACCAACCAGCGGAAGAGGATGTCTACCACGGATTGGACAAGTTTCTGAAGCGAGATCCGCCAAAGTTTGAAGGGGGTTACAATCCTGACGGAGCGTATGAGTGGATCCGAGAATTAGATAGGATTTATGAGACGTTAGTATGTGCTGACCCACGTAAGGTTGcttttgctagttatttactttCAGGAGAGGCTAGGACATGGTGGACTGGAGTAAGAGGAAGGATAACTCCAGCGGAAGGAGCCATAACCTGGGAGATCTTTAGGAATGCATTTCTGGAAAAGTACTTCCCGGCGGACGCAAAGGGGAGGAAAGAGATGGAATTCTTGGAGTTAAAGCAAGGTATGATGTCAGTAGGAGAGTATGCAGCTAAGTTTGAAGAACTGTGTCGGTTCCATCCGCATTATACAGCAGCAGCTGATGAGACCTCAAAGTGTGTCAAGTTTGAATATGGACTGAGGCCAGACATCAGTACTGCTGTGGGACATGACCAGATTCGGAACTTTGCTACTCTGGTAGAGAAGTGTAGGATTTTTTAG